TCAATGCCTATCTCCTTTGTTTTAACGTTTACCCCGGGCATGGTCTCCTCTTCAACCATTAAATGATAGGCATCCCGTATATTTTCTTCTAGTTCTTCCAGGGATTCACCCTGGATAAATACTCCCGGAACCTCCCTCAGCTTCCCTACATACCAGTTTTCATCAATCCAATATTCTAATGTAAAACTCTTCACCATAATCCCCAATTCCCCCTTACCCGATATATGACTCGGCAAGCTCGAAATACTCGCGGGCTGTTGTCGTAATTTTCTCCTTTTCTTCCTCCGCT
The window above is part of the Dehalococcoidales bacterium genome. Proteins encoded here:
- a CDS encoding type II toxin-antitoxin system HicB family antitoxin, translating into MVKSFTLEYWIDENWYVGKLREVPGVFIQGESLEELEENIRDAYHLMVEEETMPGVNVKTKEIGIEV